The Mycolicibacterium aromaticivorans JS19b1 = JCM 16368 DNA segment CGGGATCCAATCGGTTGGCGGACCGCGAGGTCCCGTGGGGAACAACAGTGTTCGTCCGTCAGTGTCTAACCATCAGTCCCCTTGTTCACCAAGACCGATTGACAGTCATCACTTACACTCAGTGATGTTCCGTTGAGTTCGTGGCCTGGCTGTTTAGAATTCGTGCCACCTGCTTTTTGGGTTGGCTTTCAGTGGGACTGCCGACCTCGGGCGTTACGGGACAGCACAATACGGCCAGCGTTGCGGCTGGCCCGTCAGACGCACCCGGGCCTGGCTCTATTGCCTTCGTGTCGCTGCGGCGGGATCTCCCTAAACAGTTGACGGCCATGGACGTTGCCGGCCCGGGCGCGCTTGACGATCGCCACTCGACACCGCGGAGAACAACCATGCCCACAGTGACACTGGGCGTTGACGCCCACAAACGAAGCCACACCGTCGTCGCCGTCGACGCCGTCGGCAAGAAACTCGCCGCCAAGACCGTACCCAGCACCAGCATCGGACACGCCGCCGCATTGAGCTGGGCGCGTGTGCAATTCGGAGTGGATCTGGTGTGGGGTATCGAGGATTGCCGCTCCATGACAGCTCGACTTGAGCGTGACTTGATGGCGGCCAATCAGATCGTGGTGCGAGTCCCTCCGCACCTGATGAGCCGCTCACGTGCGTCCTCACGCGAACCGGGGAAATCCGATCCGATCGACGCGTTAGCTGTCGCTCGAGCTGTCCTGCGCGAACCGGACCTACCGCGTGCGGCCCACGACGAAACGTCATTCAGTCTCAAGTTGTTGGTAGACCGACGCGACGACCTGGTCACCATCCGGCGCGGGATGATCAGCCGCCTGCTCGACCGCGTCCACGCCCTAGACCCAACCCACGTCAACCCCACCAACTGGGACCGCGCCAAAGTACGTGCCGACCTGCACACCTGGCTAGCGCAGCACACCGGACTGATCGCCGAGCTGGCGCGCGCCGAGCTCGACGACATCGACCGGCTGACCGCCCAGATCGTGGCCCTAACCGAGCGACTCACCCACCTGATCAATCAGGTGGCGCCGCGGCTGTTGGCCAAGCCCGGGGTAGGGCCGCTGTCTGCGGCCAAGATCGTCGCCGAAACCGCCGGCGTTGAGCGATTCAAAAGCGAAGCCGCTTTCGCCCGTTACGTCGGCGCCGCACCAACACCGAACTGGTCCGGGGGACAAACCCCGACCGGGCGTCGACTTCAACCAAGCCGCCGCGGAAACAGGCAACTCAACAGCGCTCTTCACCGCATTGCGGTCGTTCAAATTCGGTTGAAAGACTGCCCCGGTCGCGACTATGTCG contains these protein-coding regions:
- a CDS encoding IS110 family transposase, giving the protein MPTVTLGVDAHKRSHTVVAVDAVGKKLAAKTVPSTSIGHAAALSWARVQFGVDLVWGIEDCRSMTARLERDLMAANQIVVRVPPHLMSRSRASSREPGKSDPIDALAVARAVLREPDLPRAAHDETSFSLKLLVDRRDDLVTIRRGMISRLLDRVHALDPTHVNPTNWDRAKVRADLHTWLAQHTGLIAELARAELDDIDRLTAQIVALTERLTHLINQVAPRLLAKPGVGPLSAAKIVAETAGVERFKSEAAFARYVGAAPTPNWSGGQTPTGRRLQPSRRGNRQLNSALHRIAVVQIRLKDCPGRDYVERRVAEGDTKSQAIRSLKRRLARVVYQALIEDRALTNQVAA